The following proteins come from a genomic window of Spartobacteria bacterium:
- a CDS encoding glycosyltransferase → MTVLSVIMPIYNGEQYIVEALESVCCQKGNIDELELIIIDDGSTDRSMEIIKSYDHRVCIRYVKTERSGNWVTNTNLGITAAKGDYLCFLHQDDKWMAGRLAWIMKTIEQHPYAAVLFSSANFVSPSGQVLGRWSAPFGSGEMQELSSRDWFLPLLVQNYIAIPALVFKRDVIIETMPMHHELKFTADWMLWLTLASQHSAMYNPVPTVCFRIHPSSQTCSITRDPVAYREQLMTVYRAFEKRLPDNSRTLQSRRAALLNVEVCLFLAAIYHHHRASLGSVLKAVYDAGWGGCLFFVKASRVWQRLSARLGMMVKGLFAHGCTEDGR, encoded by the coding sequence ATGACCGTGTTATCCGTAATTATGCCGATATATAACGGGGAGCAATATATTGTAGAAGCATTGGAAAGTGTTTGCTGCCAAAAGGGCAATATAGACGAGCTGGAGCTGATCATCATTGATGACGGGTCTACTGATCGTTCAATGGAGATTATCAAGTCATATGATCATCGTGTTTGCATAAGATATGTGAAGACAGAACGTTCCGGAAACTGGGTAACGAATACGAATTTGGGTATTACCGCTGCAAAGGGGGATTATTTATGTTTCCTTCATCAGGATGATAAGTGGATGGCTGGGCGGCTTGCATGGATAATGAAAACAATAGAACAGCATCCATATGCAGCGGTTTTATTCAGTTCTGCTAATTTTGTATCTCCTTCTGGACAGGTTCTTGGGCGTTGGAGTGCTCCGTTCGGCAGTGGAGAGATGCAGGAGCTTTCGTCGCGAGATTGGTTTCTTCCCCTTTTAGTACAAAATTATATAGCCATTCCTGCACTTGTTTTTAAGCGGGATGTGATCATCGAAACGATGCCGATGCATCATGAGTTAAAATTCACAGCTGATTGGATGCTGTGGCTGACACTGGCGTCGCAGCATTCTGCTATGTACAATCCTGTTCCAACCGTATGCTTTCGCATTCATCCGTCCTCACAAACCTGCTCAATAACTCGCGATCCCGTTGCTTATAGAGAGCAATTGATGACTGTTTACCGTGCCTTTGAAAAGAGGCTTCCTGATAATTCACGCACATTGCAAAGCAGGCGGGCGGCGCTTTTAAATGTCGAGGTCTGTTTATTCTTGGCCGCGATCTATCATCATCATCGGGCTTCCTTGGGGAGCGTATTGAAGGCCGTATATGATGCGGGATGGGGTGGTTGTCTGTTTTTCGTAAAGGCCAGCCGGGTATGGCAGCGATTAAGTGCGCGGCTCGGGATGATGGTAAAGGGATTGTTCGCTCATGGTTGTACTGAGGATGGTCGTTAA